In one window of Acanthochromis polyacanthus isolate Apoly-LR-REF ecotype Palm Island chromosome 8, KAUST_Apoly_ChrSc, whole genome shotgun sequence DNA:
- the LOC110950296 gene encoding galanin receptor 2b, translating to MAAQNTFGLIFACTCGVILGIGLCANLLVFSLFAKYNTLRKNRLDILLLSMTLADFLTLLLIPFTLYSAVSFTWPLGNTSCKVYQFLLAFSLAASTYSLCAVSMTRAMIITNPYQPPNMDLVILMFVLVWALSFFISLPLRMFATKETLDPSLANYSFCLPTIHEHHYQVVLSQFVLYYFVPMLVIAFNYVRLALFLHKSPVMSVSSARNTRRASVMVFLAAATFSVCWLPGYVLELCVYLGLYRHGQAWEMFYFTCTVLQYLHPCINPVLYVLLSKRYRHRRAAWLFSCNRNRVQPQVISVTTDSF from the coding sequence ATGGCGGCTCAGAATACCTTTGGGCTGATCTTTGCCTGCACCTGTGGAGTGATCCTGGGAATCGGGCTCTGTGCCAACCTGCTGGTCTTCTCTTTGTTTGCCAAGTACAACACGTTGCGTAAGAACCGCCTGgacatcctcctcctcagcatGACTCTGGCTGACTTTCTTACCCTCCTGCTCATCCCCTTCACCCTCTACTCCGCCGTCAGCTTCACCTGGCCTCTCGGCAACACCTCTTGCAAGGTCTACCAGTTCCTGCTGGCCTTCAGCCTGGCTGCCAGCACCTACTCGCTGTGCGCCGTGTCCATGACCCGCGCCATGATCATCACCAACCCATACCAGCCGCCCAACATGGACCTCGTCATCCTCATGTTTGTCTTGGTCTGGGCCCTCAGCTTCTTCATCAGCTTGCCTCTGCGAATGTTTGCCACCAAAGAGACTCTGGACCCGAGCCTGGCAAACTACTCCTTCTGCCTTCCAACCATTCATGAGCACCACTACCAAGTGGTTCTCAGCCAGTTTGTGCTTTACTACTTTGTTCCAATGCTAGTAATCGCCTTCAACTATGTCCGTCTGGCTCTTTTCCTCCACAAGAGTCCCGTAATGTCGGTGTCCAGTGCCAGAAACACCCGCAGAGCCTCTGTCATGGTGTTCTTGGCCGCTGCTACCTTCTCGGTATGCTGGCTGCCTGGCTATGTGCTGgagctgtgtgtttacctggGCCTGTATCGCCACGGACAGGCCTGGGAGATGTTCTACTTCACCTGCACTGTGCTCCAGTACCTGCACCCCTGCATCAACCCGGTGCTCTATGTGCTGCTGTCTAAGCGTTACCGCCACAGGAGGGCAGCCTGGCTCTTCAGCTGCAACAGGAACCGAGTGCAGCCGCAGGTCATCAGTGTCACTACAGACAGCTTTTAA
- the LOC110950270 gene encoding parathyroid hormone-related protein-like, with amino-acid sequence MFGSRMCSIVMLHQWSLAVFLLCSPATFDGRPVDALSSRTRRSVSHAQLMHDKGRSLQEFKRRMWLQELLEEVHTADEYAPPVQSRTPSQTFSGNALHQKPPGATKDLPDRFRLDREGPNLPQETNKALAYKDQPLKVATKRKKKVRLGRRRENDKKRRRARSVSTKGP; translated from the exons ATGTTTGGCTCAAGGATGTGCTCTATAGTCATGCTTCATCAGTGGAGTCTGGCAGTGTTCTTGCTGTGTTCCCCAGCGACATTTGATGGGAGACCAGTTGATGCACTTAGTAGCAGAAC GAGGAGGTCAGTGAGCCACGCCCAGCTGATGCATGATAAAGGTCGCTCACTGCAGGAGTTCAAGCGCCGCATGTGGCtacaggagctgctggaggaggtgCACACGGCCGATGAGTATGCACCACCTGTCCAGAGCAGAACGCCGAGCCAGACCTTCAGTGGAAACGCTCTACACCAGAAGCCCCCAGGGGCCACCAAGGACCTCCCAGACAGGTTCAGGCTGGACAGGGAGGGCCCTAACCTCCCCCAGGAGACCAACAAGGCTCTGGCTTATAAGGACCAGCCACTTAAAGTAGCCaccaagaggaaaaaaaaggtgagGTTAGGCCGGCGCAGAGAGAACgacaagaagaggaggagagcgcGGTCTGTCTCAACAAAGGGGCCATAA